In the genome of Chrysemys picta bellii isolate R12L10 chromosome 19, ASM1138683v2, whole genome shotgun sequence, one region contains:
- the CORO6 gene encoding coronin-6 isoform X4 has protein sequence MRRGGQRTPDSWVLFLWPGPTPFPALLQRTLVTGERFAPHEGMRPMRAVFTREGHIFTTGFTRMSQRELGLWDPENFEEPIALQEMDTSNGVLLPFYDPDSSIVYLCGKGDSSIRYFEITAEAPYVHYLSTYSSKEPQRGMGFMPKRGLDVSKCEIARFFKLHERKCEPIVMTVPRKSDLFQDDLYPDTPGPEPALEAAEWLAGQDAEPVLVSLRDGYVPVKNRELKVTRKNILDNKPPVGPRRSHSTCDANFSRPSLEDLLEEIRSLRQTVQAQEKRISDLENKLCKFTNGTA, from the exons ATGAGACGGGGTGGTCAGAGgactccggactcctgggttctatttctgtggCCTGGGCCgactcccttcccagctctgctacagcgCACCCTAGTGACTGGG GAGAGGTTTGCCCCCCACGAAGGAATGAGGCCCATGCGGGCCGTCTTCACGCGGGAAGGACACATCTTTACCACGGGCTTTACCCGCATGAGCCAGCGGGAGCTGGGCTTGTGGGACCCG gaGAACTTTGAGGAGCCGATTGCGCTGCAGGAGATGGACACCAGCAATGGGGTGCTGCTCCCCTTCTACGACCCTGACTCCAGCATCGTCTACCTGTGCGGCAAG GGCGACAGCAGCATCCGCTACTTCGAGATCACGGCCGAGGCGCCCTACGTGCACTACCTGAGCACCTACAGCAGCAAGGAGCCGCAGCGCGGCATGGGCTTCATGCCAAAGCGGGGCCTGGACGTCAGCAAGTGTGAGATTGccag GTTCTTCAAGCTGCATGAGCGGAAGTGCGAGCCCATCGTCATGACAGTGCCGCGGAAA TCAGACCTGTTCCAGGACGACCTGTACCCCGACACGCCCGGCCCCGAGCCGGCTCTCGAGGCGGCCGAGTGGCTGGCGGGGCAGGACGCGGAGCCCGTCCTCGTCTCGCTGCGGGACGGCTACGTGCCCGTCAAGAACCGCGAGCTCAAGGTCACCAGGAAGAACATCCTGGACAACAAACCTCCCGTGGGGCCGCGCCGCAGCCACTCCACGTGTGATGCCAATTTCTCG CGGCCCAGCCTGGAGGATCTGCTGGAGGAGATCCGATCCCTGCGACAGACCGTCCAAGCGCAGGAGAAGCGCATCTCTGACCTGGAGAACAAACTCTGCAAATTCACCAACGGCACGGCCTAG
- the CORO6 gene encoding coronin-6 isoform X5 translates to MRRGGQRTPDSWVLFLWPGPTPFPALLQRTLVTGENFEEPIALQEMDTSNGVLLPFYDPDSSIVYLCGKGDSSIRYFEITAEAPYVHYLSTYSSKEPQRGMGFMPKRGLDVSKCEIARFFKLHERKCEPIVMTVPRKSDLFQDDLYPDTPGPEPALEAAEWLAGQDAEPVLVSLRDGYVPVKNRELKVTRKNILDNKPPVGPRRSHSTCDANFSRPSLEDLLEEIRSLRQTVQAQEKRISDLENKLCKFTNGTA, encoded by the exons ATGAGACGGGGTGGTCAGAGgactccggactcctgggttctatttctgtggCCTGGGCCgactcccttcccagctctgctacagcgCACCCTAGTGACTGGG gaGAACTTTGAGGAGCCGATTGCGCTGCAGGAGATGGACACCAGCAATGGGGTGCTGCTCCCCTTCTACGACCCTGACTCCAGCATCGTCTACCTGTGCGGCAAG GGCGACAGCAGCATCCGCTACTTCGAGATCACGGCCGAGGCGCCCTACGTGCACTACCTGAGCACCTACAGCAGCAAGGAGCCGCAGCGCGGCATGGGCTTCATGCCAAAGCGGGGCCTGGACGTCAGCAAGTGTGAGATTGccag GTTCTTCAAGCTGCATGAGCGGAAGTGCGAGCCCATCGTCATGACAGTGCCGCGGAAA TCAGACCTGTTCCAGGACGACCTGTACCCCGACACGCCCGGCCCCGAGCCGGCTCTCGAGGCGGCCGAGTGGCTGGCGGGGCAGGACGCGGAGCCCGTCCTCGTCTCGCTGCGGGACGGCTACGTGCCCGTCAAGAACCGCGAGCTCAAGGTCACCAGGAAGAACATCCTGGACAACAAACCTCCCGTGGGGCCGCGCCGCAGCCACTCCACGTGTGATGCCAATTTCTCG CGGCCCAGCCTGGAGGATCTGCTGGAGGAGATCCGATCCCTGCGACAGACCGTCCAAGCGCAGGAGAAGCGCATCTCTGACCTGGAGAACAAACTCTGCAAATTCACCAACGGCACGGCCTAG